ccgacagacacacacacacgagacgaggcacaaaatggcagacaacatgacacagaaatcacacaTGACACCGACACCCACACACAATACGACACACAACACCTCACAtgacacacaaaacggcacacgtgacacacacacacaacacgatgCACAAAACATCGCACACAAAAtatcacacacccacacacaacacgacacacacacagacaacacgactcacgacaccgacacacaacacacaaaacggcacacgACACGAGACACAAAAATGTCACACAACACATGACACCTACACACACAACATgcacacaaaacggcacacaacacgGCACACACCGTCACATGCACACAACACGGCATACAAcatggcacacacacactcaacatggACCACAACACGCACACAtaaacacgtctcacacacacaaaacgacacacaagtcacacacacaacacatgcaACATGACACACACAACCCGTCACACAGCAGAAGGTTTCATCTAGGAGGAGGATGtcccggggtccccgggcgatgctctggaactgctccccaggaagccaggcaggactctggggaagtctcctctcggggagcagcctgtctgcaggacacacagctcccccggctccaccttcctggctctgacctcggagccttcagcctcctctgcccctccctgcgcttcccacagccagtccgcccaggcggggtcctggggaagccagagggtcctgccccccaactccgcagtcagacgggactctcagccagccaggaaaacagagctttattagacgacagggacatggtctaacacagagcttgtaggtgcagagaacaggacccctcagccgggtccattttggggggcagtgagccagacaaccccgtctgcccttcactccatgtctccagccagcccccaactgaaactccccccagcccctcctcctctgggctttgtccctgtccccggccaggagggcaccggattcctttgttctccaaccctttagctctcaccttgcaggggggaagggcccagggcatcaggtgccaggaaagagggtgtcggccattctctgtgtccagacccctgcacacacctgccctccagagctctgcaacgatcatacacccttaccccaccacctagatccttaagaactgcctaggggaaactgaggcacccccacacgattcagaggaaacatgaagtcccgcttcatcacagacGACTCCAGGAGGTGAGTTGCTTGCTATCCTACcatgtttttctctgtctctcctctaGTATGTTGGCcatcacacacactctgtctctgtctctctctctctctctgtccttgccTTTCCCTGTGCTGTCTCCCTTCACAGGACACGGGCAGGCACGCTAGGTGTGCATCCCCGCAGGCTATGTCTCAGAAGCCAAGAAGCAGTAGGAGGggacgaaaatcatgcagggcagtgggTGCGAGAGTGGAGCAGTGACTGTCGGTGTTAACTCCGTCTCTGTTCCTCGAGTGGGGCCGATGTGAATGGGATGAAAgagtgaggcagggctgagggcaagatttCCAGCACCCATCGAGCTTTGTGGAGTGATGGTTCATGCTTGGCTTTTGCAGCTGCTTTCGCAGAGGAATTGTCCAGGAGCCCCAGCCGGAGGAGAATATGGCAGGAGTGGACCTGAGCAGCTTGGACATCCTTCTAAGCAGACGTGAAGAGTCGTCAGCTTTCTGCCTCCCGCATAACTGGCTGTGAGTAAGCGGTCAGTGCtttcaattcctcatctgtactCCCTGTCGTACTCTTCACAGGCCGTGGGCTTCCTTGTTGAGTACGAGGCTCTGGGATTAAGGCTGAGGAAGGGACCAGAGTCTCCTGAGCAAAGTGACGATTTTGGGTGCCATTCCAATGGGCGCCTTCTAGTTGCAGTTGTAAAGTAGGAACGGGAGATGGGTTGAGGGCGGAGCCGTGGGATACGGGAGATGTGAAATGAAGAGACTACACGACATTGCAGACGGAgatggtaattttttttgtttttcccccactctgctggctttagtaccaaggaaaaagaagtcaagcctCAGAGTCTACTGCCCTCATGCGATGGAACGTGAGTGAGAGCAGCGAGCCTGTGACCGTTGGTGATGCCAGGCAAGAGGCCTCCATCTGGGAGCCGAGCAAGCGCCAGTCTTGGTGagataagtgtctggtttggtgaggGCTCTCTTCACGCCCCACCTGAGTCCAGCTAGAAAAGCCCTGTAAATTAGGGTtcggtttgtaagaaaaggttcctgatcagctgtggttACGAGGGAGAAAACATCCCCATTTTCAGAAGCTGCTCATTTCTCTGGTCAAGAACGGTGTCTCCTCCACAGCAGAAGGTTGGATCCAAGAGGatgactccaggtggtgagtggcttgccctgctctcatgtttctctgtcttctctcgtgtgttcgccaactctctctctctctctctctcctctcctctcctggtgCCGACGATGACCAGGCCCCGGGTGCCTGGgccccagtgccctgcctgtgCTCCATCTCTTCCTGTATCTGCCTcgccccttctcccagcccacacTGCCCACCGCTGCCTGGATgagttccccctctcctccactgcACCCCCCTCTGTGGGGTCCCTGCCACTCACCGTcggcctcctctcctccaccccctcccccgcttccccacGGGTCACTCCTGCGGCCGGTTTTCTTCACCATTTTCGtgcatgatctggaggatgggatggattgcacccacagcgagttcacagatgacactaagctggggggagagggagatacgctggagggtcgggatagggttcagagtgacccagacaaattagaggattgggccaaaagaaatctgatgaggttcagcaaggacaagtgctgagccctgcacttaggagagaagaatcccatgcactgccccAAGTATGCCATGTCCCCGCCCCAACCGACCCTCCCGGAGCATCCTCAattccatgaaacagctgttctgtggtgggcaggaagtgctgggaaggagagtggggagttgatcagtgggggtGTGTCTCTCTGGGTGGCggtctgtgtgtgtttatgcaCAAGCTGATTGTGATGTCACGGATGCCAACAGCAAAGAGTGTTCGGGGTCAGCATTCTTGCCCTGCCCTCAGTCTGCCAACTGGCTTGGTTGACAACGGCTGGTGAGCCAAGGAGCTGCTGAGAGACGCGGACCATCCCTCTGTCAACAACTTCTTGAATCAGCTATTTCCACAGGTGTTTGAGGAACAAAAGGATGAGTTTTTACAGAAGGTAATTCCCAGATTCTTTCCCTGCTCATTAGACCGCACACGACAGGTCGGTGCCTCCTTCTCCTCGGGACGGGTGGGGGCTGGTGTGGCAACAGGCAGGTCTCAGCGTTCCGTTTGGATTTGAATGTGGCCATCTCTCAGGTCTCCTCCTGCTTCAGCCTGTCAGGTTCTTTGGAGGCAGATTTAGATGATTTTATCTTTCAGCAGACTAGTCGGGGGGAATTTCCAGGGATAGAACCAAAAGGGAAGATAACAAAACTCGTGTAGAAGTTAGATTGATATCTCCATAAATATCTTCCCTTGGAGTTGCCCCTAATGCACTCCTTGCCTTCAAGTTGGGAATAGAAACCCTTTGTCTCCTGTCATGACTGCCAAAGAAATGTGTATTGAGAGAATATCGATCTCAGAATTTACATGATTGAAATGCACATAAATGAGCTCAAATAATGCAGAAGAAATGAATCTTAAGATATTGAAAGTGATACAGCTCCACTCCCATCCCCTGGCTGTCATCTTGGTAGTTCTCTCAGAAACAATCTCACGGCAATAGATCTCAAAACTCTCTACAAATTCTACTCTACCCCCTTGGGCTATAGAAAAGAGATGTGTCGATCCCCCCCGCACCCGCAATTCCTTTCCAGGAAAGGGGTTTCAATCAACTGTCGCCTACATTTGTCATGGGTCTCGCTGTGATTTCTTTGTCCTTGTTTTGGAGGCCTAACTTCTGACTGGATGTTGGAAATAATATGGGTCATTCTTCATTTCAAGTTGACTGATTCTTTCCCCcatgctaatacattccagattTTCAAATACTTGAGAAGAAGTCAACATATTTGCAGCTACTAATTCATCCTTCCAGACCCTCAAACCCTCGAGATGAcaatcttttcttccttttcctggcTTCTCTGGGAACAGAGCTTTCTTGGTTTTCAGCTTGGCCCGATCTGTTCCCAGAGTCCCAACATTCTGTGCACAAAGGAGTGGGGTTAAGAAGGAAGCATTTTGGCAACTAGGCCCAGGCAATGAGCAAAGAACATAGAAACTGACCTTTTGCTCTTtctatccctagcctctgtttgccaggtgccaggaatgagcaacaggaatggatcgcttgatgattcgctgttcattccttctggggcactcagcactggctactgtcagaagacagagtactgggctaaatggacctttggtttgacccagtctggGCGGTCTTGTGTTGCTTATCTTCTTGGTTGCAGCAACCAGTCCTGGCTATTAGAGGAGCAGATGGCTTCAAAAGACCACTCTCGTGGATCTGGGAATCCTGGGCAAACTAATTCCCTTCCTTTCGAGAAGGACAGAAAAACCCATTTCCTCCTTCTTTCTATTCCAGGCTTCGTTCCTTTTTCCAAAGACTCGCCTCTCGGGAGCACAGAGAGATCCATGTGCACAAAGTGCTCGTCCAACCTGCAGCCATTGAGGCATGCTCTGGCCTCAGCCCCCAAGAACAGGCCTTGCCAGAGAAGCCCCAGGGAAGGAAATGCTCATGGACCATCCTGTCAGGCATGAAAAGACTCTGTGTCTGTTGCCAATCCCACAGCGCGATGGCAGAGAGCAGTGAGGAGAGAACAGCTTCCTCTCCAAGAAGGTGGACGCACTTGTCCCTGAAGAAGAAAGCAGCTGAGACCcaggtggaggcagaggaggtAAAGCTGCAGGAGACGACAGACAAAGACGAAGTGGATCTTACAGGTGAGATGGTTCAATCCATTATGGTTGGCGAGGAGCATGTGAGGAACACTCACACCAGTCACTCGACAAGCCTTCGACATCAGGGCTGTCTCATGGGACAGTGATGGGCACCTCCAGCTCTGGAATCCATTTAGAGGGTGGCAGAGGTCCATGGCTGAGGTGGGGAGAGCTGACAATGTCAGGTCACCCCCCTCTGGGGATCTGgcatggtggggtggggactaCTAACATTGCTCCAggctggaaggagaagagagaggctggACGTTGGAGGaaatcatttcttttctcctCGATTGGGTCCCTTTCCTCAGGAAAATGCTCCAGAGGTCTCAGCAGGTCACAGCTGGGAACCGTACCAGAGCTGAGTCATTCCTTCTTGGGGGGTTCAATGCAAAAGGAGGCCAGGTGCCCATCACTGACAGGAAAGGggtgcaaggggaggggaagagtagaCGACACCATTGAAAAGAAACTGGCCCCGAGGGAAGAGGAAGCCTCGTGTGGTCAAAGCCCCCagctaggagtcaggagagcGGAGTTCTCTGCTGAGCTCTGCCAACAACCTTCAGTCTGACCCGGGGCAATTCGCTTCAGGGCTCTGGGCCCAACTTCCATCCTCTGTAAACCAGGGGGAAGACGTGGAAAAGCAAAATTTTAAGAATGTTTCTTTCTGCTGCAGGGACGAAGAAGGAGCCGTCTGACACGAAGGGGAAGTGGGAAAAAGGAAGCCcagaagagcaggaagaagagCGCCGCACTCCCAGCCCCTCATTAACAAGCAGCTCCCATATGACGATGGTAATGATGCTGTGTGGCCGTGCTCATGGAAAGCATCCCTTGCTGTGTGTAGGAATATCTCCCAGGGGCTGAAAAGAAACACTCGTCAAGGGTGATCAACTCCAGCCAGTCTTTATCTGGGTTGCTTGAACGAGGCCCGCTTTGACAAAGGGGTTTAGACACCTAAAGAAGTCCAGAGGTGCTTTGTGGGATTGGCAGAAGTGCCTGACTCAGGTGCCCGATTCTGATGCACTTTCTATGGCACACAGGCACGGCTGAAAATCAGAGcaggcccatccctgccctggtcGGGGGAACCCACATATCTCCTGGCTGTGGGGTTCTGGCCCATCTCGTGGCAGCAGGACCACTTCGAGACACAGAGAAAAGGAGTCTGCTCtagagccttagctaacagcctcTTGGCTTTTCGCTCCTGTGGTCGAGGctcctgcactaagctccagaggtcccaggttcccTCCCGCCTGCCAACATCTGGGCTCTGTCCGAGTTACAAAAGCCTCTAGacacctttgtaactcttcctCTTCGGGACAGAGCATCCTGCAGCGCATACAAAAGGCTGCAATTCTGGGAGCTTCTGACCCGCCGGCGGTCTGGAGTATGGAGGCGAGTGTGCCACTCCGCTGTGCTCTACTGCATcctaggatatcagggttggaagggacctcaagaggtcatctagtccacccccttgctcaaagcaggaacaaacCCCAATTTTTACCCTAGATCTCAAAATGGTCCCCcgctcagggattgaactcacaaccctgggtttagcgaatgctcaaaccactgagctacccgtCAGCTGTTGGCAACCAGGACAGACGGTGCTAATCCAGCACCATGCAGGCCAGCTGCAGTAATCCCCAGGGGGTGCCCTGAGACACCAGGGCAAAGGCCTCCAGCACCCCAGGCCCTGGGTTGAGGTGACCCTGGAACCAGGCCCCCTGGAGTAACATTGTGCCCAGTGAGTTCTCacacccagggctctggccctaGAGGCCCACGCTTTGGGCTTCTCCTCAGCTAGGCAAACTTGCTTCTTCAGTCTCAGTTACTTTCTGTCCTGACGGCAATTCCTGCCTGTTTTCTGGCAGCCCCACAGGCTgcgaggtggggaaggaagagggcgtTTCCGTTTGGGCCCTATTCTCAGTCCCTTCCTCGCAGACACTGTGGGCTGCCAGAGTTGCTGAGACAATCTCCTCAGGCGCTCGGGGTGGGATGGGACATGGGGCAGGTTCTCCAGTGACCCCCTCGGTGACACTCAAGGAGCAACTCGAATGGGCTTTGCAGGACATTGAGGCTTTCTCAGCAAAGGCGGGGTTTCCTGCGAGGAGGGGCTAGCGAGGGAGGAAACGGGGTGGCCCTTGGGGCCCCAGCACTGCCCGAGAGGCTCCCGTCTCTTCTCAGGAGAGGGGGCCAGAGAGGGGACAAAAGGCTGAGGAAACCTTAGCACCTGGGGAGGCTTTTGAAGAAAAGGGCTCAGCCGGAGTCTCCACGCTCCCTCGGCACTGCCAGCCTCCCCCGGGGACAGACtgttccagggcagctgccccagggaaaTACTCAATCCCAACTGGCTTTGTCCCTGTTCTTTGCAGACCCCCAGGGAGCACCCTTCCTCAGCCCCGCTCCATGCCCTGCTGATGGCAGCCGTGAAGGGTCTGACAACACCCACCCTGCAGAGATTTAGAGCCGCGGAGGAAGAGCTGAGGGCCATCGTATCTCTCCACGGAGACAAGATGGAGAGAGTAAGAGACTCCCgcaatggggcagggggatgctgcgcagagagggggatgggagaagttCCTCTCCTCGGAAACCATTCCTGGGACACTGGCATGGGATTGGAAGGTTGGCTCAGCCCCTTGCCATTTATCGCTTGGCCACGGGGATAGGTGACATTCAAGCCCTTCTCCAAAGACCGCCTGCACGTGGCGCGGAAGTGCAGActtattcccttcctgggctttggcTTTCCTGGAAACTCTGAGACTAATCAATGAACAGAATCCTCAGCCTGAACTTCCTCCCCAACCTGCCTGTTCCTAGGGTTTCCTGCAGGTCATCCCTGTCTCTGCCCGAGTTCCTTCTTTCCAACAGGTCCCAGCGGGAAGTTAACAAATGGCCCCTCAATCAGCAGATTGATTTGTGCAGGGCTCTAACTCCTGCTAGCAGAACAGGTCAACAGAATCCAGCCACCCGCCTTGTAGCTCCTGCTCCTTCTTCGAGAGAGGAAAGAGCAATGACCAATTCCTCAAGGAAGAGTCCTAGGGGGTGGCTTGTCCCTTTAGGGTCTGTCTCCCTGTGTTGCAAactctgcagcaggagcctgAAAGCCTGGCCCTATGgacttgggctcccagggctggcactgaggggcCAAAACAGCAATGCAGACtcttctgggctggggctggaacttgatctctgaagcctggggaggagggtggcttcagagcctgggctccagcccaactcaccttgtctacactgctcttCTACGTGCCATAGCATGAACCCGAGGTTAGAGACCCAGTTTCAAGATTTGTCGTGGAAGATTTTAAAATCCCACAGTATGGAGGTTCTCCttagggctggggccgggagctggCTATCCCCACCCAACTAGCCCTGCCTCCCATCTCTGCCATGGGCTCTGGGATACATCAGTAGAACCAGCTGGGTctggagcagtgcttctcaacctgtggcccgctcagcacagagctgcgcCCCTTTGGGACATCCTCAGGGACAAACAGGTCGGATTGGATGTGCCCCACAATGGAACctagcttgagaaccactggtctggaggAACGGATTGTGCAAGAAAGAGCTAAAAGGAAGTTGCAGAGATGGAGGAAAGGCTCCTGGAGGGAAGCCCTTGAGAGCAGGGCTGAGAGCCGTTTGCTATGGCAGGGAAGGCCCTGGGACATCAGGGGAGTTAGGACTGTGCCCACTCTAAGGTTTTGTGCGTGTTTTGGAGCTTGAAGGTGCTAACCCAGACCTCAGGAAGACTGGGGTTCCTGGACTTGTCAAAGCCTCTTAGGGAGCAGCCAAGATGGGCAACCGAGGTCAGAGGAGGCTTGCAGGGCTGCCAGGAGGGCTTCCCTGGGAGGAGGCCACTCATTGATAAATCCATCCCTCAACTTTCTGGCATTCTTCCAGGTTGGAGACGTCGTGGGAGGGATCTTAATCTGGCTCGACAACAGCTGTGATCCCAGAGCCAGAAGAGCAGTGCTCAGGGCCATGGCCTTGCTGGCTCGCTCCCACCCTCAGGACGTGGTTCTAACCTGTGTGGCTCACACGCTCTCATCGCACAGGTAGGGAGCTGCTTTGTTATCTCCTCAGTCCAGTAGTTCTCTTCCAGCTCCTACTGACAGGCCACAAGCCGGGAGGGGTCCGTGGGGCTCACACAGTTGGAGGGAGTTTCCTGCTGTGCACAGAGCTCTCCACGCTTCCTAAGAGGAGATGGCCAGGCCCAGCCACTGAGGAGCCAACCCCTCCTCCTACACTCCCCGGGATGGAGACATGCCACTTTTCTGGAGAATTCCAGCATTGTCCTGATTTTTATGGGTCACCCCACGTCCCCTCAGATCCAGTACAGTGCCAATCAATGATTTGGGGGCTCACTCAACATCCCTGGCTCATGAGGTCTGGCTGCTCCTTACTGCAGGAGAGAaggcagagatggaaaaggcccatGAGGCCCATCTGTCTATCCCCTGGAGACCAGTGCAGGATTCTTACCTGTCGTCAGACCCCCCAGTTATTCCATGGCTGAGGAATTGGTGACAAAATGCACTCATCcttatggagctgtggggcagaggtCAATCTCTTAAGACAGACATTTCCAGCCCTTATGGatgcaaaaggaaagaaaagaaaatcaacaaaaAAATCCTCCCCACATAACCAGAGTCTAAATGCAGTGCAGCGAGCAGACAGCCAGCATTAATAGCTCTGAGACGGGGGAGTGCCTCTTTCCACCTCAATAGATTGTTAACTTTCAGTCCTGCTGGTTATTGCTGATCACTTGGAAGGGTCAGCCAGCTGAGGGGTTTGTAACACAACCCCCATGTGCCTCGGGGCCATGAAATCCAACTGAACCCTAGCCAGAGGTCAAAAGTCCAGCTTTCCTTGGCATCTTCTGCAATGCAGTTCTGCACTGACCTGAGCAAAATTTGTGTCACACTGCAGAGCAAATTGAAGAGCAGCAGGAAAGAAATGGAACTTCTTACCCAATTCAGTTATCAGAGGAATAGAGTGTTGGTTTTAAGATTTCTTTGAGTGTTTGATTTGTAAACCTTTCTGAATTTCAGAATCAGGTCTGAATTTCTTGGAACAGCCACAGTGCTTTCCAGGGGCTGTGCTCAGAAGTCACAGAAACTCGGCAGCATTGGCACAGAAGTTCAGTCAAGCTTCCTGAAGACCTTGCTTCCAGGCCATTTGCTCTTGAGTTGTCCAACCTAGTTCTCAATGTCCTAGGGCTTGACCACCACCTCCGACCTTCCTCACCAAACTTGGAAGTCAAATGACTGGAAGTCTTTTGGATCCATCTGCAGTCTTCCTCTGCAGATGCCTGCGGGGACCAGCAGGACTTAGATCCGCAAGAATGGAGGAGGGGGATTTCAGTCCTACTTTCCTTCCATCTCTGTCACATTGGGCTTTACAATCTCCTCTTCCAAGCTCTTGAATCTTCTCAGATCAGGGCATGTGCTGACTCACTCTCTGACCCTGTCCACCACACTGCAGTAGAATTCACCTGCTAAGAGACACTTGGCCAAACGCTGGCTCTCCGTTAGACCCCCAAACAgccagagtaactccaatgaTGTCAGGCAAGTTTCTCGGGACTGACCcaagtgtaacagagcagaattttgcacagTCTGTGGGTCACAGTTTGGTGGTCATTCCGTGGTCAGTACATGGTCACTGTCTTGGAAAGAGTGGGTTAGCTTTAGAAACGAGAACCCATGAggggaaaggaataaatacaACTTTCTCTGAAGGGGCTTGCCCTGCCTTAGCCTCCCTGCACCAGTGGCTGTCTCCTCTGGTATTCCAAGCCTCTCCCTGGGGAGGGCAAGAGATGGCCAAGCAGGAAAGCTCTGACGTGTGTTTCTGAATTTGCAGATGTGCCATTGAGTTGTGGAAGGCCTTGGGTGAAGAACCACAGCTCAgcagggaggtgctgcagcagctgctggacaaGCTCCAGCAGAGACGCCGGGAGGAGAAGAGCAGCCATGTGTCTCTAGCTGTAAGTGAGATTTGAGATGTCACCTTGCGAACCCGCCAGAGGCACAGGGAAGAtggtgcatctgtgtgtgtgtgcgagttTCACCTCTTCTTAGCTTCAGGCCATGGCTCCACCACACATTGAAGCCGACCTAACTTAAATGGGCAGACAGCCGCCACAGCGATTCCATCCCTGGTGTGTGTCCGCACTTTGCTGCTTGTGTCGgcagtgcacgtcctcaccagaagGGCTTGTCTTGATTGTAGGGTcagggtggggcattgtgggaaggctcctgaaagccagttgACGAAAGCGACGCGGTGTCTGCACTGACGCTGCATCGACCTAACTGCATCGACCTGGACTCTCTGccacttgtggaggtggagttacgAATTTGGCACCAAGGGGCATTTCTGACGACGGGAAGGAAATTCCATCCTTAGGGGGATGCAGAGTGAGCGGCcttgcgttgacctaactctggagtgtagaccaggccttagtgtgtCCTCGCCACTTCCAATCAAACCAAAGAGGTGTCAGTAAAGTTTCCCCCAGGTCAAAGTTACACATCTGAAGTGGTTTATCTGCTGGTACCCTGGCTCAGTTGTCTTCTGCTCCAGATGGCCCTTTAGTGAGCAGGTGCAGTTCAGGTGCCTCTTGGAAGTCTCCAGCTTTCTGGCTCTGTAAACTGTGGCTAGAAATCTTCCCAACATGGCATCCTGAGAAGTCCAGTACTTTTGACTGGGCCAGGAACACTGGGCCTAGGAGAACGGATCTCCTCAGGATGGTTTCAGCCCTTCCAGTCATGGCTGGAAAGCCAAAGCACAGGCTCTGCACCAGAAAAAGAAATCATGGGGAATAACGTCATCCAGACTCTTCTCATCTTTCCATCCTGCTTCCGTTCCAGGAATGGGGGAAGGTTCAGGAGCCTCCAAatgtccccacccctctcagaAGCCAATACTGTTTTGTAATAcgctggagaggaaaggagacatGACAAAAGGACAAGAGCGAATGGCAATGGGGGCAGGTGGCAGATTgggagagctgagtgaaattcttTCCCCCCTCCAGGCAATGAAGACCATTTATGAGCTCCTTTTCCTACGGGGATACCGAGAAGCCATCCTGCAAATGTATCCCCAGCTGCTCATTCTCTGCGTCAGGCAAGTGCAGTACGTGCTGGATCTGCACTTGCCAGGGACCTACATGGCCAGGCAGACATCCAGCCCCGAGGAGGGATCcagctgcctcagccccctaaggtaatgactgaaaggaaaaggaagaacagattTCTTTGGCTAAACACATGGGGGCTGTTCATGGCCATCAGTTGTTCGGGTGCTGTCGTTAGCCCAGGCTCAGTTGGGAGCAGGTCTCTCTTGAGGGAAAAGGGTTGAGAGCCGTGCATTCTTGTGAGTCACACTCGCTCATCTGACGCCGTCCACAGGCCAGCTGCTTTCCCTACACACTCAGGCAGCAGCCATGTTTGTGCATCCATCCACGTCTGCCACCCGCCAAAGGGTCAGTGCTTTCCTCAGTGCCTGCTGAGCAAATCCGTGGGCCTCTCTCCCCGAACGCGGACAGAGCCACACCGGCAGCACATGGGGACAGGCACCGCAGGACGTCAGCCTCTCAGGCAGACAGGAGGAAGAGGGACCAGTTCATCTGGTTCTGTGGGCACAGTTAGGGGCTTCCATCTGCACGGGAAAGAGAGAGCGCCAGAAGACACCTCAGGTGGCGTAAACTGATCGAGCTTTGCTCGATTCCACCAACAAAGGATCTGGACCCACATGCCCGCTTGAGTCCTCTTACCTGTCACAGTAAAGAATCAAGTATTCAACCATCGTGAGTGATGACACCAACCATCTGAAGAAGCTACAGGGTCCCTAACTGGTTCCAAACTCAgtgaaactgcagtgtagacagggtgtCACACTGGATCCatccttg
The sequence above is a segment of the Chelonia mydas isolate rCheMyd1 unplaced genomic scaffold, rCheMyd1.pri.v2 scaffold_59_arrow_ctg1, whole genome shotgun sequence genome. Coding sequences within it:
- the LOC119564997 gene encoding uncharacterized protein LOC119564997 — translated: MSFYRRLRSFFQRLASREHREIHVHKVLVQPAAIEACSGLSPQEQALPEKPQGRKCSWTILSGMKRLCVCCQSHSAMAESSEERTASSPRRWTHLSLKKKAAETQVEAEEVKLQETTDKDEVDLTGTKKEPSDTKGKWEKGSPEEQEEERRTPSPSLTSSSHMTMTPREHPSSAPLHALLMAAVKGLTTPTLQRFRAAEEELRAIVSLHGDKMERVTFKPFSKDRLHVARKCRLIPFLGFGFPGNSETNQ